The Streptomyces phaeolivaceus genome has a window encoding:
- a CDS encoding MarR family winged helix-turn-helix transcriptional regulator gives MRGLHADTGYLLYRLGLRSGQLFNSSLQESGLRLRHYALLRFLATSPGALQRELSASLGYDPSAIVGLVDDLEKLGFAERRPSPDDRRSRIVLLTGDGRSFLRDTDEAGQRVTNELMEPLDADERETLHVLLQKIAEAGLG, from the coding sequence ATGCGCGGGCTGCACGCGGACACCGGCTATCTGCTGTACCGCCTGGGGCTGCGGTCCGGGCAGCTGTTCAACTCCTCCCTCCAGGAGTCGGGCCTCCGGCTGCGGCACTACGCGCTGCTGCGTTTCCTCGCCACCTCCCCGGGCGCGCTCCAGCGCGAGCTGAGCGCGTCGCTCGGCTACGACCCGAGCGCGATCGTCGGGCTGGTGGACGACCTGGAGAAGCTCGGTTTCGCCGAGCGGCGGCCCTCCCCCGACGACCGGCGCAGCCGGATCGTCCTGCTCACCGGGGACGGCCGGTCGTTCCTGCGCGACACCGACGAGGCCGGGCAGCGCGTCACGAACGAACTGATGGAGCCCCTCGACGCCGACGAGCGCGAGACCCTCCATGTACTGCTGCAGAAGATCGCCGAGGCCGGACTGGGGTGA
- a CDS encoding IclR family transcriptional regulator codes for MTRTTDGRAARETVPPGSGSGSARSAPDRLLAVLAAFDHDHPALTLTDIGRRAGLTLTTAHRLVGALTEWGALERDASGIYHVGLRLWELAALAPRGLALRQIALPYLEDLYEATHENVQLAVRDGDEVVYIEWLSGRSAVGVHIRVGGRWPLHATGVGLALLAHDDPASQEVYCQSPLTPFTPYTIADAPRLRRVLAEVRRTGVAVSSRQVTEDALSVAAPVRGPGGAVVAAVSVVVPQAGAQVPVLTPAVRVAARGISRALGWQPDEPRRGSLIPGRGTTTP; via the coding sequence ATGACGAGGACGACCGACGGGCGCGCGGCGCGGGAGACCGTGCCGCCCGGGTCCGGCTCCGGGTCCGCCCGCTCCGCGCCCGACCGGCTGCTCGCCGTGCTGGCCGCCTTCGACCACGACCACCCGGCGCTCACCCTGACCGACATCGGCCGCCGCGCCGGACTCACCCTCACCACGGCCCACCGGCTGGTGGGCGCGCTCACCGAGTGGGGCGCCCTGGAGCGGGACGCGTCCGGGATCTACCACGTCGGGCTGCGGCTCTGGGAACTGGCGGCGCTCGCCCCGCGCGGCCTCGCGCTGCGCCAGATCGCGCTGCCCTACCTGGAGGACCTGTACGAGGCGACCCACGAGAACGTACAGCTCGCGGTCCGCGACGGCGACGAGGTCGTCTACATCGAGTGGCTCTCCGGGCGCTCGGCGGTCGGTGTGCACATCCGGGTCGGCGGACGCTGGCCCCTGCACGCCACGGGCGTCGGCCTGGCGCTCCTCGCCCATGACGACCCCGCCTCCCAAGAGGTCTACTGCCAGAGCCCGTTGACGCCCTTCACCCCGTACACCATCGCCGACGCGCCCCGGTTGCGGCGGGTGCTCGCCGAAGTCCGGCGCACGGGTGTGGCGGTGAGCAGCCGTCAGGTCACCGAGGACGCGCTGTCGGTGGCCGCCCCGGTGCGCGGGCCGGGCGGGGCGGTGGTGGCCGCCGTGTCGGTCGTCGTGCCCCAGGCAGGCGCGCAGGTGCCGGTGCTGACGCCCGCGGTACGGGTGGCGGCACGCGGGATCTCCCGCGCTCTGGGCTGGCAGCCGGACGAGCCCCGCCGGGGGTCGCTGATCCCGGGCCGGGGCACGACCACGCCCTGA
- a CDS encoding sulfatase-like hydrolase/transferase, which yields MSSRRRFLAGTAAVGATGAAAGCVAHEGRKAGPREVAAPEVNRPSAPVVPAARTPSQRLNFVVVLADDLGHGELGSYGQKLIDTPRLDALAAEGLRFTDAYAAAPVCAPSRCSLLTGLHSGHATVRENPWGPGGQGALTERDFTFADALRALGYRTALIGKWGFGPERPNQPSHPNSRGFEQFYGYLTHKHAHEYYPTYLWDNDEKQDIPENRDGARKVYAPHLIEDRALGFLDAHKDEPFLLFLAPTVPHAPSLAPELGRYADEPWTRPNKAHAAQVTGLDTLVGTLVDRLKAHGIDRRTVVLVTSDNGPHEEGGTDPDLFDGNGPLRGYKRNLYEGGIRVPLIAWSPQRVPVGTTDRPTPLIDLLPTLAELAGAPAPTDIDGLSAAPLLRPGGAEAARHDHLYFYRNHSGVTPRADRVDGGRARRLAEAVRRGDLKAVRFAPGQDRRAPDDRWQVELYDLARDPGERDDLAAARPAQADALVRLMRSSWVDDYRRRPYGVTLQVTPRGGKFLVTASLANGSARSWTAARLALTAPNSWRVVSLGTVTADRIRPSGRFTARWEVTPAADTAQGWLTARGTATHAGAAVTYTARASAGK from the coding sequence ATGTCCAGCCGCCGCCGTTTCCTCGCCGGGACCGCCGCCGTCGGCGCGACCGGGGCGGCGGCCGGCTGTGTCGCGCACGAGGGACGCAAGGCCGGGCCCCGAGAGGTCGCCGCCCCTGAGGTGAACCGGCCCTCCGCGCCGGTGGTGCCCGCCGCACGGACCCCGTCGCAGCGGCTCAACTTCGTGGTCGTCCTCGCCGACGACCTCGGCCACGGCGAACTCGGCTCCTACGGCCAGAAACTCATCGACACCCCCCGCCTGGACGCCCTCGCCGCCGAGGGACTGCGCTTCACCGACGCCTACGCCGCCGCCCCCGTCTGCGCCCCCTCCCGCTGCTCCCTCCTCACCGGCCTGCACAGCGGCCACGCCACCGTCCGCGAGAACCCGTGGGGTCCGGGCGGCCAAGGCGCGCTCACCGAGCGGGACTTCACCTTCGCCGACGCCCTGCGCGCCCTCGGCTACCGCACCGCCCTCATCGGCAAGTGGGGCTTCGGCCCCGAGCGGCCGAACCAGCCGAGCCACCCCAACTCCCGTGGTTTCGAGCAGTTCTACGGCTATCTCACCCACAAGCACGCGCACGAGTACTACCCGACGTACCTCTGGGACAACGACGAGAAGCAGGACATCCCCGAGAACCGGGACGGCGCCCGCAAGGTCTACGCCCCGCACCTCATCGAGGACCGGGCGCTCGGCTTCCTCGACGCCCACAAGGACGAGCCGTTCCTGCTGTTCCTCGCCCCGACCGTGCCGCACGCCCCGAGCCTCGCCCCGGAACTCGGCCGTTACGCCGACGAGCCCTGGACCCGGCCGAACAAGGCCCACGCCGCCCAGGTCACCGGCCTGGACACACTCGTCGGCACCCTCGTCGACCGGCTCAAGGCGCACGGCATCGACCGCCGTACCGTCGTCCTCGTCACCAGCGACAACGGCCCCCACGAGGAGGGCGGCACCGACCCCGACCTCTTCGACGGCAACGGCCCGCTGCGCGGCTACAAACGCAACCTGTACGAGGGCGGCATCCGCGTCCCCCTCATCGCCTGGTCCCCGCAGCGGGTCCCCGTCGGCACCACCGACCGGCCGACCCCGCTGATCGACCTGCTGCCGACCCTCGCCGAACTCGCGGGCGCGCCCGCCCCGACGGACATCGACGGCCTCTCCGCCGCCCCGCTGCTGCGCCCCGGCGGCGCCGAGGCCGCCCGCCACGACCATCTGTACTTCTACCGCAACCACAGCGGTGTCACCCCGCGCGCCGACCGGGTCGACGGCGGCCGGGCCCGGCGGCTGGCCGAGGCGGTGCGGCGCGGCGACCTCAAGGCGGTCCGCTTCGCCCCCGGCCAGGACCGGAGGGCGCCCGACGACCGCTGGCAGGTCGAGCTGTACGACCTCGCCCGCGACCCCGGTGAGCGCGACGACCTGGCGGCGGCGCGACCCGCCCAGGCCGACGCGCTGGTCCGGCTGATGCGGTCCTCCTGGGTGGACGACTACCGGCGCCGGCCCTACGGCGTCACCCTCCAAGTGACCCCGAGGGGCGGGAAGTTCCTCGTCACCGCGAGCCTCGCCAACGGCTCCGCCCGGTCCTGGACCGCCGCCCGGCTCGCCCTCACCGCGCCGAACAGCTGGCGGGTGGTGAGCCTCGGCACGGTCACCGCGGACCGTATCCGTCCCAGCGGCCGGTTCACCGCCCGCTGGGAGGTCACCCCGGCCGCGGACACCGCGCAGGGATGGCTCACGGCCCGGGGCACCGCCACCCACGCGGGCGCCGCGGTGACGTACACGGCCCGCGCGTCGGCCGGGAAGTAG
- a CDS encoding serine hydrolase domain-containing protein — protein MALTHGTCTDRFAAVREALAASLDGKDVGASVAVYVDGEPVVDLWGGHTDAARTTPWQRDTLTPVWSTTKTMTALCVLMLADRGEVDLDAPVATYWPEFAAAGKEGVRVRHVLSHTAGLPRFEVPTTLEDLYDWPTVTSRLAAQAPAWEPGTEAGYHAVTQGYLLGEIVRRVTGRSLGTFLAEEVTGPLGADFHIGLAAEHDHRVAPIIPPPSSPPRGGPRPNPIIPEGTANTTAWRRAEIPAANGHGNARSVAAVQSLLACGGAARGVRLLSEKGCERIFEEQFDGTDSVLRVPMRYGMGYGLNRGQLPNPRTCFWAGWGGSIVLVDLDARMSVAYVMNQMIDEGLGDDRGFMILAAVYEGLSA, from the coding sequence ATGGCGTTGACTCACGGCACGTGCACGGATCGGTTCGCCGCGGTGCGCGAGGCGCTCGCGGCCTCGCTGGACGGCAAGGACGTGGGGGCGTCGGTCGCCGTGTACGTGGACGGTGAGCCGGTGGTCGACCTCTGGGGCGGACACACCGACGCGGCCCGCACCACACCGTGGCAGCGGGACACCCTCACCCCTGTGTGGTCCACCACGAAGACGATGACGGCCCTGTGCGTGCTGATGCTCGCCGACCGGGGCGAGGTGGACCTGGACGCGCCGGTGGCGACGTACTGGCCCGAGTTCGCGGCGGCGGGCAAGGAAGGCGTACGCGTACGGCATGTGCTGTCGCACACGGCCGGACTGCCCCGTTTCGAGGTGCCCACGACGCTGGAGGACCTCTACGACTGGCCGACGGTCACCTCGCGGCTCGCCGCCCAGGCACCGGCCTGGGAGCCCGGCACCGAGGCCGGGTACCACGCGGTCACCCAGGGGTATCTGCTCGGCGAGATCGTCCGCCGGGTCACCGGCCGCAGCCTGGGCACCTTCCTCGCCGAGGAGGTCACCGGCCCGCTGGGCGCCGACTTCCACATCGGGCTCGCCGCCGAGCACGACCACCGGGTGGCGCCGATCATCCCGCCGCCCTCCTCCCCGCCCCGGGGCGGTCCGCGGCCCAACCCGATCATCCCGGAAGGAACCGCCAACACGACCGCGTGGCGCCGCGCCGAGATCCCGGCCGCGAACGGTCACGGCAACGCCCGCTCCGTCGCCGCCGTCCAGTCGCTGCTGGCCTGCGGGGGCGCGGCGCGCGGTGTACGGCTGCTGTCGGAGAAGGGATGCGAGCGGATCTTCGAGGAGCAGTTCGACGGCACGGACAGCGTGCTGCGGGTCCCGATGCGCTACGGTATGGGCTACGGCCTGAACCGCGGCCAACTGCCCAACCCCCGCACCTGCTTCTGGGCCGGTTGGGGCGGCTCGATCGTCCTGGTCGACCTCGACGCCCGGATGAGCGTGGCGTATGTGATGAACCAGATGATCGACGAGGGCCTCGGCGACGACCGCGGCTTCATGATCCTCGCGGCCGTCTACGAGGGCCTGTCGGCCTGA